Genomic DNA from Peribacillus sp. FSL H8-0477:
ATGGTCTGGCAGATAAAAGCAATGACGAAGATCTGCTGTTCACTTTTGCCAAGCATCTTTTATCCTATGGAACAGATGATGATAATATCCGAATTGCGCTTTGGAATTATTATAAACGGGATAAAGCAGTCGGAATTATTATGGGAAACGCACAAATGTATAAGAAGTTTAATCGGATTGACCTGCAGGAGAAAGCATTTCCCGTTCCTGTGGGGACTGACTATACCTTCCACAGTACTTGGGGAGTTGCCCGTGGATGGGGAGGAAGACGTTCACATGAAGGAACAGATATTTTTGCCCACTATGGGTTACCTGTTCGTTCTACTTGCTATGGAGTCATTGAAATGAAAGGATGGAATCGTTTTGGCGGATGGCGGATAGGCATTCGTGACATGAACAATACCTACCACTATTTTGCTCATTTAAATGGATTCACGAAAGATTTAAAAGTAGGACAAATTGTCGAACCAGGACAAGTAATTGGAAGTGTAGGCAGCACTGGCTATGGACCTCCTGGGACAGCTGGAAAATTCCCGCCCCATCTGCATTTCGGACTTTATAAAGATAATGGTAATCTGGAATGGAGCTTTGATCCTTACCCCCACCTCCGTGTTTGGGAACGAAAGGATACCTTAAAAGCTAGGCAATAACCGGTTGTTTTTTTACGTATTAATAAATATCCCTTTTCCTAAAGCATACGTTTTAAGGAGGGGGGTTGGCATGTTTCATAAGAAATCTAAACCAAATACTGATTTAAAGAGATTCTTTACCGGAATTCTCTCCTTAAAAAGGTATTCATCTATACCTTTATACTCTTTCTCATTTGCAGTATTTTTTCAATTTGGTTTATTGATAAAGCCATTGAACCTGTGATTATGAAAGTAGCACAGAAAGAAATTAAACGTGCTGCAACGGCAGTCATTAATGAATCGTTCCATAAAAACCTATCTAAAGAATTGCCCGACAACGATATTGTCTTGACCCATTATCAAGAAGGAGACCCCGCTCCATCCTATAGCTTTAATCCTAAATTATATAATGCAGTCCGAAAGGAAACCATACAGGATATTCAAGATCAATTAGGAATAAGTGATGAAAACCCATTTCAGAAAAAAACCAATAAAAATCAATTAAAATCAGTGGTAT
This window encodes:
- a CDS encoding M23 family metallopeptidase; the encoded protein is MKWKLVLVVFIIILSFPTEHRTGIAASTAHSSEVIYQKRMELYKNMETALQIPWYYLAAADQYEYSIRGFNKSEPLSGVIAIQIKPSKWSGVLNPEPNDQNPLSINFFGGSGLDGNGDGLADKSNDEDLLFTFAKHLLSYGTDDDNIRIALWNYYKRDKAVGIIMGNAQMYKKFNRIDLQEKAFPVPVGTDYTFHSTWGVARGWGGRRSHEGTDIFAHYGLPVRSTCYGVIEMKGWNRFGGWRIGIRDMNNTYHYFAHLNGFTKDLKVGQIVEPGQVIGSVGSTGYGPPGTAGKFPPHLHFGLYKDNGNLEWSFDPYPHLRVWERKDTLKARQ
- the yunB gene encoding sporulation protein YunB, translating into MLYRNSLLKKVFIYTFILFLICSIFSIWFIDKAIEPVIMKVAQKEIKRAATAVINESFHKNLSKELPDNDIVLTHYQEGDPAPSYSFNPKLYNAVRKETIQDIQDQLGISDENPFQKKTNKNQLKSVVYYIPLGVVTRTSILANIGPKIPVEMSLIGHVEMDYEFKSTSAGINNTYLELFARVGVHMEVVIPTFKKETPVEQVINLGGRYIPGRVPNFYGTDRSLITAPGVDSGKK